One part of the Candidatus Eisenbacteria bacterium genome encodes these proteins:
- a CDS encoding PASTA domain-containing protein, protein MLLVGIIFWGLLAARLFKLQILDHETYLRYADREHWGRVELPAERGAILDRDHRILAHNVMSRSVVVRTRAMPAAAAQEARAAARAQARARSAARAALKARGRAVATLPGAASRPGVPPLPPALAARYAGRPADSLVALAAHALAGRLGSSPEALEQRLRQRPSFLYLERQMEADRESVWVHGGALPPGVTLEPEVRRMRPMGTLAKEIVGSTDIDGRPLGGVEKHLDDLLRGTPGWVTTFRDGRWVEHRVPERGMRAPVPGYTLELTISANYQALVEERLHAAIREHRARGGSVVLLDPATGEILAMANEAFGSDGRPVPVPNRAVTDMFEPGSTFKMVVFAAALEDRLITPDTPINCEGGTWSLGSGKPIHDDRHDHFFTVPAWYALMKSSNIGAGKLGLRLGPDRMVEFARRMGFGAISGVDLPGEAPGSLAKPGPGQERQLATICFGQGVSVTMMQLASAYAAVANGGLLMRPHVVRAMYDGNNRLVKRFRPEVVRRVMSEATAATLRPMLQAVVDSGTASAARLGWAPAAGKTGTAQKAAPGRGGYGGGKYMSLFVGFMPVDKPRLLMLTMVDEPQGQHYGGLVAAPVFRDVMEALARSGTGPVSPPLEVITPESRGALAAAGRVAVPDVRGAVRRAAVERVSAAGLVATVVGPGSRVLRMEPPPESWLARGGVVRLWTEGSAARASGVPSVVGMPLREALGTLREAAMGARVVGGGRVTRQEPAPGSPARAGLVVTLYADAAR, encoded by the coding sequence GTGCTTCTTGTCGGAATCATCTTCTGGGGCCTGCTCGCCGCGCGTCTGTTCAAGCTCCAGATCCTCGACCACGAGACCTACCTGCGCTACGCGGATCGCGAGCACTGGGGCCGCGTGGAGCTGCCCGCCGAGCGCGGCGCCATCCTGGACCGCGACCACCGCATCCTCGCCCACAACGTGATGAGCCGCTCCGTGGTGGTGCGGACCCGGGCCATGCCCGCCGCCGCGGCGCAGGAAGCCCGCGCTGCGGCCCGGGCCCAGGCCCGCGCCCGTTCCGCTGCCCGGGCCGCGCTGAAAGCCAGAGGCAGGGCCGTCGCGACGCTGCCCGGGGCCGCGTCCCGGCCCGGAGTGCCGCCGCTGCCGCCCGCCCTGGCCGCCCGCTACGCCGGGCGCCCGGCCGACAGCCTGGTGGCGCTGGCCGCGCACGCCCTGGCCGGCCGGCTGGGCAGCAGCCCCGAGGCTCTCGAGCAGCGCCTGCGCCAGCGCCCCTCCTTCCTGTACCTCGAGCGCCAGATGGAGGCCGACCGCGAGAGCGTGTGGGTGCACGGCGGCGCGCTGCCTCCCGGTGTGACGCTGGAGCCCGAGGTCCGCCGCATGCGCCCGATGGGCACGCTGGCCAAGGAGATCGTGGGCTCCACCGACATCGACGGCCGGCCCCTGGGCGGGGTGGAGAAACACCTCGACGACCTGCTGCGCGGCACCCCCGGCTGGGTGACCACCTTCCGGGACGGCCGCTGGGTGGAGCACCGCGTGCCGGAGCGCGGCATGCGCGCCCCGGTGCCCGGCTACACGCTGGAGCTGACCATCAGCGCCAACTACCAGGCGCTGGTGGAGGAGCGGCTGCACGCGGCCATTCGCGAGCACCGCGCGCGCGGCGGTTCGGTGGTGCTCCTCGACCCCGCCACCGGTGAGATCCTGGCCATGGCCAACGAGGCCTTCGGCTCCGACGGCCGTCCGGTGCCGGTTCCCAACCGCGCCGTGACCGACATGTTCGAACCGGGCAGCACGTTCAAGATGGTGGTCTTCGCCGCCGCGCTCGAAGATCGCCTGATCACCCCCGACACGCCGATCAACTGCGAGGGCGGAACCTGGTCGCTGGGCAGTGGCAAGCCCATCCACGACGACCGCCACGATCATTTCTTCACCGTGCCCGCCTGGTACGCGCTGATGAAGAGCAGCAACATCGGGGCGGGCAAGCTGGGCCTGCGCCTGGGCCCCGACCGCATGGTGGAGTTCGCGCGCCGCATGGGCTTCGGCGCCATCTCGGGTGTGGACCTGCCGGGCGAGGCGCCCGGCTCCCTGGCCAAGCCGGGGCCCGGACAGGAGCGCCAGCTGGCCACCATCTGCTTCGGCCAGGGCGTGTCCGTGACCATGATGCAGCTGGCCTCGGCCTACGCCGCGGTGGCCAACGGCGGCCTGCTGATGCGCCCGCACGTGGTGCGCGCCATGTACGATGGGAACAACCGGCTGGTGAAGCGCTTCCGGCCCGAGGTGGTGCGCCGGGTGATGTCGGAGGCCACCGCCGCCACGCTGCGTCCCATGCTGCAGGCGGTGGTGGACAGCGGGACCGCGTCCGCCGCGCGCCTGGGCTGGGCGCCCGCCGCGGGCAAGACCGGCACCGCGCAGAAGGCCGCGCCCGGCCGCGGCGGCTACGGCGGCGGGAAGTACATGTCGCTGTTCGTCGGCTTCATGCCGGTGGACAAGCCGCGCCTGCTGATGCTGACCATGGTGGACGAGCCCCAGGGGCAGCACTACGGCGGCCTGGTGGCCGCCCCGGTGTTCCGCGACGTGATGGAGGCGCTGGCGCGCAGCGGCACCGGCCCGGTGTCGCCCCCGCTGGAGGTCATCACGCCGGAGTCGCGGGGTGCTTTGGCCGCGGCCGGCAGGGTGGCCGTGCCCGACGTGCGCGGCGCGGTGCGCCGCGCCGCGGTGGAGCGTGTTTCCGCGGCGGGCCTGGTGGCCACGGTGGTGGGCCCGGGCAGCCGCGTGCTGCGCATGGAGCCTCCGCCCGAGAGCTGGCTGGCGCGCGGCGGGGTGGTGCGGCTGTGGACCGAGGGCTCGGCGGCCCGCGCTTCGGGGGTGCCCTCGGTGGTGGGCATGCCGCTGCGCGAGGCGCTGGGGACGCTGCGCGAGGCGGCCATGGGCGCGCGCGTGGTGGGGGGGGGACGCGTCACGCGGCAGGAGCCCGCGCCGGGTTCGCCCGCGCGCGCGGGCCTGGTCGTCACGCTGTACGCCGATGCCGCCCGCTGA
- the rsmH gene encoding 16S rRNA (cytosine(1402)-N(4))-methyltransferase RsmH produces MRGSDVRDEGPGDRPRDGFHEPVLLESTVGFWITDPAGRYVDATVGDGGHTRAALQRLGPESRILAIDRDQESLSRAAGRIGPDPRVLYRHARFDQLGRLMDELGWDRVDGILADLGISSNQVDSPHRGFSYRFEGPLDLRMDPGSGEPASTWLAGATEEELAEVFRQYGEARRARQAARCVVRERERRPLETTADLARALRPLARGPRPNAELSRVFQALRILVNGELEALEGLLAAAGARVGTGGRLVVLAYHSLEDRPVKQLFKTDAWECLTRKAVQGRTDPNPRARSVRLRAATRR; encoded by the coding sequence ATGCGGGGGTCGGACGTGAGGGACGAGGGACCGGGGGACCGGCCGCGCGATGGCTTTCACGAACCCGTCCTGCTCGAGTCAACGGTCGGATTCTGGATCACCGACCCGGCGGGACGCTACGTGGATGCCACCGTGGGCGACGGCGGGCACACGCGGGCCGCGCTGCAGCGGCTGGGGCCGGAATCGCGCATCCTGGCCATCGATCGCGACCAGGAGTCGCTCTCGAGGGCCGCCGGCCGGATCGGGCCCGATCCACGGGTGCTGTATCGGCATGCGCGCTTCGACCAGCTGGGCCGGCTCATGGACGAGCTGGGCTGGGACAGGGTGGATGGGATCCTGGCCGACCTGGGGATTTCATCGAACCAGGTCGACTCCCCCCACCGGGGCTTCTCGTACCGCTTCGAGGGTCCGTTGGATTTGAGGATGGACCCGGGCAGTGGCGAGCCGGCCTCGACCTGGCTGGCGGGCGCGACCGAAGAGGAACTGGCAGAAGTCTTCAGGCAGTACGGCGAGGCCCGCCGCGCGCGGCAGGCCGCCCGGTGCGTGGTCCGGGAGCGCGAACGGCGCCCCCTCGAGACCACCGCCGACCTGGCGAGGGCGCTGCGCCCGCTGGCGCGCGGCCCCCGCCCCAACGCCGAGCTCTCCCGGGTTTTCCAGGCCCTCCGCATCCTGGTGAACGGGGAACTCGAGGCGCTGGAGGGCCTGCTCGCCGCGGCCGGGGCACGCGTGGGGACGGGAGGCCGGCTGGTGGTGCTGGCGTACCACTCGCTCGAGGACCGGCCCGTCAAGCAGCTGTTCAAGACCGATGCGTGGGAGTGTCTGACCCGCAAGGCGGTTCAGGGAAGAACCGACCCCAACCCGCGCGCGCGCTCCGTACGGCTGCGCGCCGCAACCAGGAGATAG
- a CDS encoding STAS domain-containing protein, with protein MFFPTTSTPGGTRATHYVASGALTIAKCAQLAGLIEHLAVQGWTDWVLDFASVPHADFRGLELLLRASQRLEMSGGSAHWCGMSPYLADIARVAGAHDRPVRRGRREATRGLVGT; from the coding sequence ATGTTCTTCCCTACGACCAGCACCCCAGGCGGCACCAGGGCCACCCACTACGTCGCCAGCGGCGCGCTGACCATCGCGAAGTGCGCGCAGCTGGCAGGGCTGATCGAGCACCTTGCCGTTCAGGGCTGGACGGACTGGGTGCTCGATTTTGCTTCCGTGCCGCACGCGGACTTCCGCGGGCTGGAGCTCCTGCTGCGCGCGTCGCAGCGGCTCGAGATGTCCGGCGGGAGCGCGCACTGGTGCGGAATGAGCCCGTATCTTGCGGACATCGCCCGCGTGGCGGGCGCGCACGACCGGCCGGTTCGCCGAGGCCGCCGCGAGGCGACCCGGGGGCTCGTCGGGACGTAG
- a CDS encoding glycosyltransferase family 4 protein: MRILVLGDARQPHFARWAEAFRAGGAEVEGVTMQAPAAPPEFPLHVLDVSGPGFLRTRAALPAALAVATRFRPDALGALFVPDYGLLGSRLAARLSPRPRLWVAALGSDVLRNAWRTPLHLARARGVLSRADAVAVDAGVLARGVSRLGVAGEKTVRVDWVPDLGRFAFRAERPAGARRILSTRQLAPVYDVATLVRAALRLAQRRADFELVVAGDGPQRERLERLAAPIAARVRFVGRQDPEGVARLLGEAGVYVSTARSDSTSVSLLEAMACGCMPVVTSIEGNREWITEGSSGLLFPSGDDEELARQISRALDDDSLRDRVAAFNRRRLEALPTFAQAVKGLMSR; this comes from the coding sequence TTGCGGATCCTGGTCCTCGGCGACGCGCGGCAGCCGCACTTCGCGCGCTGGGCGGAGGCGTTCCGTGCCGGCGGGGCCGAGGTGGAAGGGGTCACGATGCAGGCCCCGGCCGCGCCGCCGGAATTTCCGCTGCACGTGCTCGACGTGTCCGGCCCGGGCTTCCTGCGCACCCGGGCCGCGCTGCCCGCAGCGCTGGCTGTCGCGACCCGCTTCCGCCCCGACGCGCTGGGCGCGCTGTTCGTGCCCGACTACGGGCTGCTCGGCTCCCGGCTGGCCGCGCGGCTGTCGCCGCGGCCGAGATTGTGGGTGGCCGCGCTCGGCTCGGATGTGCTGCGCAACGCGTGGCGCACGCCGCTGCACCTGGCGCGGGCGCGCGGCGTGCTGTCGCGCGCCGACGCGGTGGCGGTGGATGCCGGCGTGCTGGCCCGCGGCGTGTCGCGCCTGGGAGTGGCGGGGGAGAAGACCGTGCGCGTGGACTGGGTGCCCGACCTGGGGCGCTTCGCGTTCCGGGCCGAGCGGCCCGCGGGGGCGCGGCGCATACTGTCCACGCGTCAGCTGGCGCCGGTCTACGACGTGGCGACGCTGGTGCGCGCCGCCCTGCGGCTGGCGCAGCGCCGCGCGGACTTCGAGCTGGTGGTGGCCGGGGACGGCCCGCAGCGCGAGCGGCTGGAACGCCTGGCCGCGCCGATCGCCGCGCGCGTGCGCTTCGTCGGGCGGCAGGATCCGGAAGGGGTGGCACGGCTGCTGGGTGAGGCCGGCGTGTACGTTTCCACGGCGCGCTCCGACAGCACGTCGGTGTCCCTGCTGGAGGCCATGGCCTGCGGGTGCATGCCGGTGGTGACCTCCATCGAGGGCAACCGCGAGTGGATCACCGAGGGCTCCTCGGGCCTGCTGTTCCCCTCCGGGGACGACGAGGAACTGGCGCGCCAGATCTCGCGCGCGCTGGACGACGACAGCCTGCGGGACCGCGTGGCGGCGTTCAACCGCCGGCGCCTGGAGGCGTTGCCCACGTTCGCGCAGGCGGTGAAGGGCCTGATGTCGCGCTAG
- a CDS encoding class I SAM-dependent methyltransferase: MPDKYNLEAAARYWGGERLRGRDELAAVLSLSEPLEVNRAYHEWESTLVVETLGGVRGRRVADIACGVGRLTVPLAGAGARVLALDGAPGMLERCERHVRSKGLRGRVQFALGPAWSIPAPDNSLDGAVCVGLLEHLPPAQQARVLREIHRVLRRGGHLATVFNNPHSVLLRSPKDNKFRKGQQFPNGYYCALVDRGRLLRSLERHFRVELTGTNTIYSVLRHVFRTFGDRSRDAALRRRTFRLAAELDLRFRLKGPLDELLADHTFFRAVKKS; encoded by the coding sequence ATGCCCGACAAATACAATCTCGAAGCAGCCGCCCGATACTGGGGCGGTGAGCGTCTCCGCGGTCGCGACGAGCTGGCCGCCGTGTTGAGCCTGAGCGAGCCCCTGGAAGTCAACCGCGCCTACCACGAGTGGGAATCCACGCTGGTGGTGGAGACCCTGGGCGGCGTCCGCGGCCGCCGCGTGGCGGACATCGCCTGCGGCGTCGGGCGGCTCACCGTGCCGCTGGCCGGGGCCGGCGCCCGGGTGCTGGCCCTGGATGGCGCGCCCGGCATGCTGGAGCGCTGCGAGCGCCACGTGCGCTCCAAGGGACTGCGCGGCCGCGTGCAGTTCGCCCTGGGCCCGGCGTGGTCCATCCCGGCGCCCGACAACTCCCTCGACGGAGCCGTGTGCGTCGGGCTGCTGGAGCACTTGCCCCCGGCGCAGCAGGCGCGGGTGCTCAGGGAGATCCACCGGGTGCTCCGGCGCGGCGGCCACCTGGCCACCGTGTTCAACAACCCGCACAGCGTGCTGCTGCGCTCGCCCAAGGACAACAAGTTCCGCAAGGGCCAGCAGTTTCCCAACGGCTACTACTGCGCGCTGGTGGACCGCGGCCGGCTGCTCCGGTCCCTGGAGCGGCACTTCCGCGTGGAGCTGACCGGCACCAACACCATCTACTCGGTGCTGCGCCACGTCTTCCGCACCTTCGGCGACCGGTCCCGCGACGCGGCGCTGCGGCGGCGCACGTTCAGGCTGGCCGCGGAGCTCGACCTGCGCTTCCGCCTGAAGGGCCCGCTGGACGAGTTGCTCGCGGACCACACCTTCTTCCGGGCGGTGAAGAAGAGTTAG
- a CDS encoding lipopolysaccharide biosynthesis protein, with protein MSRLGRNSAALMFAVLSSGLLGWLQLKWLAVHLGAAGLGSFAVLFSCGSVLTLLVQSGRALLVTRWVAALEADGRPAPAARLALASFAATAVSGVAACVAAFGLPAALEGAWAPLAGTRAALPWVALFFAATAARGVLYSVWNGRRRMERPALVEMLQLTSVTLRLYAGPPLDLAGFFLWNAGTSLMATAICAAWILPGVVKTAFGSDGGRLEPAESREVRSYGAWSLLVSATGIGFDYADRLVVAERLGALDVSFFHVPARWLQFVRRLLAQPLSALFPELARGPLGERRAAFHAFVEISSLMSLGAGLALALSPGAFIRLLASPAFDRGIPILRVLALVPPLMALYAPLTTALRAGGSMRQGAVSDLVWVGTYLGFGALALGRMGALGLAAGQVIASLAALAWNLRAGRAQDRMGLPWAALARQWALAAVALGAGWLAPGGETGWWRALLGCAVFAAAAGPLGAISPAARTQIRSRLPERMRPVFSRLAGS; from the coding sequence GTGAGCCGGCTGGGGCGCAACAGCGCGGCGCTGATGTTCGCGGTGCTCAGCAGCGGCTTGCTGGGCTGGCTGCAGCTCAAGTGGCTGGCGGTGCACCTGGGCGCCGCGGGCCTGGGCAGCTTCGCGGTGCTCTTCTCGTGCGGCTCGGTGCTCACGCTGCTGGTGCAGTCGGGCCGCGCCCTGCTGGTCACCCGATGGGTGGCGGCGCTGGAGGCGGACGGACGGCCCGCGCCGGCGGCGCGCCTGGCGCTCGCCAGTTTCGCGGCCACCGCGGTCTCGGGCGTGGCGGCATGCGTGGCGGCCTTCGGGCTGCCCGCGGCGCTGGAGGGCGCGTGGGCGCCGCTGGCGGGCACGCGGGCCGCGCTGCCCTGGGTGGCGCTGTTCTTCGCCGCCACCGCGGCGCGCGGGGTGCTGTACTCGGTGTGGAACGGCCGGCGGCGGATGGAGCGGCCCGCCCTGGTGGAGATGCTGCAGCTCACCTCGGTGACGCTGCGACTGTATGCCGGGCCGCCGCTCGACCTGGCCGGTTTCTTCCTGTGGAACGCGGGCACCAGCCTGATGGCCACCGCCATCTGCGCGGCGTGGATCCTGCCGGGAGTGGTGAAGACCGCATTCGGAAGCGACGGCGGGCGGCTGGAGCCCGCCGAGTCCCGCGAGGTGCGCTCCTACGGCGCCTGGAGCCTGCTGGTCTCGGCCACCGGGATCGGCTTCGACTACGCGGACCGGCTGGTGGTCGCCGAGCGCCTGGGCGCGCTGGACGTGAGCTTCTTCCACGTCCCGGCGCGCTGGCTGCAGTTCGTGCGGCGGCTGCTGGCGCAACCTCTGTCGGCGCTGTTTCCGGAGCTGGCCCGCGGGCCACTGGGGGAGAGGCGCGCGGCATTCCACGCCTTCGTGGAGATCAGCTCGCTGATGTCCCTGGGGGCCGGCCTGGCCCTGGCGCTGTCGCCGGGGGCGTTCATCCGGCTGCTGGCCAGCCCCGCGTTCGACCGCGGCATCCCCATCCTGCGGGTGCTGGCGCTGGTCCCGCCGCTGATGGCGCTGTACGCGCCGCTCACCACCGCGCTCCGGGCGGGCGGCAGCATGCGCCAGGGGGCGGTGTCGGACCTGGTGTGGGTGGGGACGTACCTGGGCTTCGGCGCGCTGGCGCTGGGACGGATGGGGGCGCTGGGGCTGGCCGCGGGCCAGGTGATCGCCAGCCTCGCGGCGCTGGCGTGGAACCTGCGCGCGGGCCGCGCGCAGGACCGCATGGGGCTGCCGTGGGCCGCGCTGGCGCGGCAGTGGGCGCTGGCCGCGGTCGCGCTGGGTGCCGGCTGGCTGGCGCCGGGTGGCGAGACCGGCTGGTGGCGCGCGCTCCTGGGCTGCGCGGTGTTCGCTGCCGCCGCGGGCCCACTGGGGGCGATCTCACCGGCCGCGCGCACCCAGATCCGGTCGCGGCTGCCGGAGCGCATGCGGCCGGTGTTCTCGAGGCTGGCCGGAAGCTAA
- a CDS encoding glycosyltransferase family 4 protein, whose translation MSERVPVLVLSPWPSFWEGAPGVGCSDEDEVHRGLVRAGFDVHFVMPASPGVAPPGPPSHFHLGPDVLSWGGALPSGLRRPLRYFSYRAVYGRRARVLGEQIRPRLVVGHSYHAARAAVATARALGARSVTKFFGVMTLACEDPPAWIHRARHWEMIHALRAPADRVVVMDDGTHGDRAALRHGVPADRLRFWPNGLDTGFRDRVPRRTRAELCAAAGVPGEEVLALMINRLVDNKRVDLAVDAVARLDPALRVRLVVVGEGPLRAALQERARAAGARVSFLGALPHDDLFEWLRAADVFVGTSVLTNRSLTTLEAMMCGLPVVAVDAGGTRDVVVPGTHGWLAAADPAALAVALERMAREPERRRAMGRAAFEASAAFPGWEERVAREVGLYFELLGAR comes from the coding sequence GTGAGCGAACGCGTTCCGGTGCTGGTGCTCTCGCCGTGGCCATCCTTCTGGGAGGGCGCGCCCGGTGTGGGTTGTTCGGACGAGGACGAGGTGCATCGGGGGCTGGTGCGCGCCGGGTTCGACGTGCACTTCGTCATGCCGGCGTCGCCCGGCGTGGCGCCGCCGGGCCCGCCGAGCCACTTTCACCTGGGCCCGGACGTGCTCTCATGGGGTGGGGCGCTGCCCAGCGGCCTGCGCCGTCCGCTGCGCTATTTCTCCTACCGGGCCGTGTACGGCCGCCGGGCGCGGGTGCTGGGGGAGCAGATCCGGCCGCGCCTCGTGGTGGGCCACTCCTATCACGCGGCCCGCGCGGCCGTGGCCACGGCGCGCGCCCTGGGCGCCCGCAGCGTGACCAAGTTCTTCGGGGTGATGACCCTCGCGTGCGAGGATCCGCCGGCCTGGATCCACCGCGCGCGCCACTGGGAGATGATCCACGCCCTGCGCGCCCCCGCCGACCGCGTGGTGGTGATGGACGACGGCACCCACGGCGACCGTGCCGCGCTGCGCCACGGCGTGCCCGCCGACCGGCTGCGCTTCTGGCCCAACGGGCTGGACACGGGCTTCCGCGACCGCGTCCCGCGACGCACCCGCGCGGAGCTGTGCGCCGCCGCGGGCGTGCCCGGGGAGGAAGTGCTGGCGCTGATGATCAACCGCCTGGTGGACAACAAGCGCGTGGACCTGGCGGTGGATGCCGTGGCCCGGCTGGACCCCGCGCTGCGGGTGCGCCTGGTGGTGGTGGGCGAGGGGCCGCTGCGCGCCGCGCTGCAGGAGCGCGCCCGCGCCGCGGGCGCGCGGGTCTCGTTCCTGGGCGCGCTGCCCCACGACGACCTGTTCGAGTGGCTGCGGGCCGCGGACGTGTTCGTGGGCACCAGCGTGCTCACCAACCGCAGCCTGACCACGCTGGAGGCGATGATGTGCGGCCTCCCGGTGGTGGCGGTGGACGCCGGCGGGACCCGCGACGTGGTGGTTCCCGGCACCCACGGGTGGCTCGCGGCCGCCGATCCGGCCGCGCTGGCCGTGGCGCTGGAGCGGATGGCGCGGGAACCGGAACGGCGCCGCGCCATGGGGCGGGCGGCCTTCGAAGCCTCGGCGGCGTTCCCGGGCTGGGAGGAGCGCGTGGCGCGCGAGGTGGGGCTGTACTTCGAGCTGCTGGGGGCGCGGTGA
- a CDS encoding glycosyltransferase: MKPVLMVALHFPPVGGGGVYRTLGFARHLEGHGFLPVILTGSGGGAWVKDEALVRGVEHLETLRVGALLPAQALAGRVRRPFWQMAAGWLATRALVPDTYLRWRKPAVRAGLERLRRGDVRALYSTSPPDTDHMVALDLKRATGLPWVADFRDPWIGLGYFRPLTPWHRAAHLERLRAVLSNADRVLTATDGTRAFLEAALPSAAPRITVIPNGYEEEEWREVTPARFDRFTVVHAGRISAGRTLAPFLDGLQRFLAADPSRAARTQVLLYGPHDSPQAGLVERRGLGEVVRFVGQRPHREVLEAEAGAHALLLLKHLSGRFRELVPGKLYEYLASGRPVLAVVPEGPAAELVRTMGCGWVAAPGEPGRVAEALERAWKGEAPPRHSPADRSIFSRRRLTSRLAGVLEEIT, translated from the coding sequence ATGAAGCCGGTGCTGATGGTGGCCCTGCACTTCCCGCCTGTGGGCGGCGGCGGCGTGTACCGCACGCTGGGCTTCGCGCGCCACCTGGAAGGCCACGGCTTCCTGCCGGTGATCCTGACCGGCTCCGGGGGCGGCGCCTGGGTGAAGGACGAGGCCCTGGTGCGCGGAGTGGAACACCTGGAGACGCTGCGGGTGGGGGCGCTGCTGCCCGCGCAGGCGCTTGCGGGCCGGGTCCGGCGTCCCTTCTGGCAGATGGCGGCCGGCTGGCTGGCCACCCGGGCCCTGGTGCCCGACACCTACCTGCGCTGGCGGAAGCCGGCGGTGCGCGCCGGCCTGGAGCGGCTCCGCCGCGGTGACGTGCGCGCGCTGTACTCCACCTCGCCCCCCGACACCGACCACATGGTCGCACTCGATCTCAAGCGCGCCACAGGCCTGCCGTGGGTGGCGGACTTCCGCGACCCGTGGATCGGGCTGGGCTATTTCCGCCCGCTCACCCCGTGGCATCGTGCCGCGCACCTGGAGCGGCTGCGCGCGGTGCTCTCGAACGCCGACCGGGTGCTGACCGCCACCGACGGCACCCGCGCATTCCTGGAAGCCGCGCTGCCTTCCGCTGCGCCGCGCATCACCGTGATCCCCAACGGCTACGAAGAGGAGGAGTGGCGCGAAGTCACCCCCGCGCGCTTCGACCGCTTCACCGTGGTGCACGCCGGGAGGATCTCGGCCGGCCGCACGCTGGCGCCCTTCCTGGACGGGCTGCAGCGCTTCCTCGCGGCGGATCCCTCGCGCGCCGCGCGCACCCAGGTGCTGCTGTACGGCCCGCATGACTCGCCGCAGGCCGGATTGGTGGAGCGACGGGGCCTGGGCGAGGTGGTGCGGTTCGTGGGCCAGCGCCCGCACCGGGAAGTCCTGGAGGCCGAGGCGGGGGCGCACGCGTTGCTGCTGCTCAAGCATCTCTCCGGCCGTTTCCGGGAGCTGGTGCCGGGCAAGTTGTACGAGTACCTGGCCTCCGGCCGCCCGGTGCTGGCGGTGGTCCCCGAGGGGCCCGCGGCGGAGCTGGTGCGGACCATGGGCTGCGGCTGGGTGGCCGCTCCGGGGGAGCCCGGGCGCGTGGCGGAGGCACTGGAACGCGCGTGGAAGGGCGAGGCGCCTCCGCGGCATTCCCCGGCCGACCGCAGCATCTTCTCCCGCCGCCGGCTCACGTCGCGCCTGGCCGGAGTGCTGGAGGAGATCACGTGA
- a CDS encoding GNAT family N-acetyltransferase, with amino-acid sequence MSETEPGSAAWDALLACVPGAGPFHLPAFRRALLESDPGLRDLTLWIADGDDIRAALPVVARRRLVLSRVASLPYGTPGGAWLREPGDRDAAAALYAEFARRFARPWTLCVVADHGDAGLGDTIRRHWPGARARAEETHLLELPASEEELERGFAHRTRKSRRRVAGAGVRVEPAGPEAVSEFAALQRNEAAARGQRVVYPEALLRAGARQGWLRVHRAVRGEETLAVTAIAEGCGTWFAWLVSFASAARAVPTGELLFGDLLHDAVRRGLKRADLGNSGGRAGTRFFKEGFGGRPVGYRVWRSGPRAGGGS; translated from the coding sequence GTGAGCGAAACCGAGCCCGGGTCCGCGGCGTGGGATGCGCTCCTGGCCTGCGTGCCGGGTGCGGGCCCGTTTCATCTCCCCGCCTTCCGCCGCGCGCTTCTGGAATCCGACCCCGGGCTCCGGGACCTGACCCTCTGGATCGCCGACGGCGACGACATCCGCGCCGCGCTTCCGGTGGTGGCGCGGCGCCGGCTGGTGCTGTCGCGCGTGGCTTCCCTGCCCTACGGCACCCCGGGCGGCGCGTGGCTGCGCGAGCCCGGGGACCGCGACGCGGCGGCGGCGCTGTACGCCGAGTTCGCCCGGCGCTTCGCCCGCCCGTGGACCCTCTGCGTGGTCGCAGATCACGGGGACGCAGGACTCGGGGACACCATCCGCCGCCACTGGCCCGGCGCGCGCGCGCGCGCCGAGGAGACCCACCTGCTGGAGCTGCCCGCCTCGGAGGAGGAACTGGAGCGCGGTTTCGCGCACCGCACCCGAAAGTCCCGCCGGCGTGTGGCCGGGGCGGGCGTGCGCGTGGAGCCGGCGGGCCCGGAGGCGGTGTCCGAATTTGCCGCGCTACAGCGAAACGAGGCGGCCGCGCGCGGGCAGCGGGTGGTCTACCCCGAGGCGCTGCTGCGCGCGGGCGCGCGCCAGGGGTGGCTCCGCGTCCATCGCGCGGTCCGCGGCGAGGAGACGCTGGCGGTGACCGCGATCGCCGAGGGCTGCGGCACGTGGTTCGCCTGGCTGGTGAGCTTCGCGTCCGCGGCCCGCGCCGTGCCCACCGGCGAGCTGCTCTTCGGCGACCTGCTGCACGACGCGGTCCGCCGCGGCCTGAAGCGCGCCGACCTGGGCAACAGCGGCGGGCGGGCGGGCACCCGCTTCTTCAAGGAGGGCTTCGGCGGGCGGCCGGTCGGCTATCGCGTGTGGCGCAGCGGGCCGCGCGCCGGGGGCGGGTCATGA